Proteins encoded by one window of Roseibium sp. Sym1:
- a CDS encoding serine/threonine-protein kinase: MNDAAETRDDASPKGATAAETAEVGPGTVLKDRFLLLKEIGKGGLSTVYKARDLVAAKAGLADPNVAIKVMRAAPNVDPDVIALMHREARRLRDLVHPNIVRVYDMDRQDDIHFMVMELLEGQTLSQLLRKAPGQCLPPAQLARLVTDLSAALSCAHASGIIHADLKPGNVFVKNNGEAKLIDFNIAYPIARPIKTREEDTVVILARFGAVTPAYASPQRLKGAEPCEADDVYSLSVITYLALCGQRPYGKANAIEAEKEGLKAARPDGLSWMRWRALRAGLSLDDDGRTTSARRFAEGFCSPSPMTLARHMLSDFFDAPDPPPRDVPQTDPAQAETGQTATGRQPAAPDDQPPDAGK; the protein is encoded by the coding sequence ATGAATGACGCGGCCGAAACACGGGACGACGCCTCCCCCAAGGGGGCAACGGCAGCGGAGACCGCCGAAGTCGGCCCCGGCACCGTCCTGAAGGACAGGTTCCTGCTGTTGAAGGAAATCGGCAAGGGGGGCCTGTCAACGGTCTACAAGGCCCGCGACCTGGTGGCCGCCAAGGCCGGTCTCGCGGACCCGAACGTGGCCATCAAGGTCATGCGCGCGGCCCCGAATGTCGATCCGGACGTCATCGCGCTAATGCACAGGGAAGCCCGCCGCCTCAGGGATCTGGTCCATCCGAACATCGTGCGCGTCTACGACATGGACCGGCAGGACGACATTCACTTCATGGTCATGGAACTGCTGGAGGGGCAGACCTTGTCGCAGCTTCTGCGCAAGGCGCCCGGCCAGTGCCTGCCGCCCGCTCAGCTTGCCCGCCTTGTGACCGATCTGTCTGCGGCGCTGTCATGCGCCCACGCCAGCGGCATCATCCACGCGGACCTGAAACCCGGCAACGTCTTCGTGAAAAACAACGGCGAAGCCAAACTGATCGACTTCAACATTGCCTACCCGATCGCGCGGCCGATCAAGACCCGTGAAGAGGACACGGTGGTCATTCTCGCCCGGTTCGGCGCGGTGACACCGGCCTATGCCTCGCCGCAACGCCTGAAAGGGGCCGAGCCCTGCGAGGCGGACGACGTTTATTCGCTCAGTGTGATCACCTATCTGGCCCTGTGCGGCCAGCGCCCCTATGGCAAGGCAAACGCAATCGAAGCCGAAAAGGAAGGCCTGAAGGCGGCACGCCCCGACGGCCTGTCATGGATGCGCTGGCGGGCGCTCAGGGCCGGTCTCTCGCTTGACGACGACGGCCGGACGACGTCCGCGCGGCGCTTTGCCGAGGGGTTCTGTTCTCCCTCTCCTATGACGCTTGCCAGACACATGCTGAGCGACTTCTTCGATGCACCCGATCCTCCGCCGCGGGACGTCCCGCAGACGGACCCGGCCCAGGCAGAGACAGGGCAGACGGCAACGGGCCGGCAGCCCGCCGCCCCGGACGATCAGCCACCCGACGCGGGCAAATAG
- a CDS encoding sigma-54-dependent Fis family transcriptional regulator translates to MGDLIELAGAMTAGAKVEAAMDQVIEAALNLTGAEEASIFMLDTFGQSLHRACSRHRGYIKAMPTGRQVVLYGPDMMPNLKEPAAFVVSTGTTLNLGDIDKVIGYDFDRIREEDKLGGLKTTALVILPLTIQSNRTIGILQVVNPGASQHSIAALSETALTELQSLAGLVALYMWNARLLEDNTRLKRQFDRHLAELPKQIRKVQPKKEAAPQRPKGLIGESPPIEHAIKLVGKAAWSNVPILVRGETGTGKEMMAAFIHMSSDRADKPFVVQNCAALPEALLESELFGHVKGAFTGANTTKLGLAHEANGGTLFLDEIGDMPLALQAKVLRLLQEGEVRRVGSTKTEKVDVRIVGATNINLEEKIASGEFRQDLFYRLNVFPINLPPLRERPSDIPLLIDYFLRRAAEKSGQQVPVLASDALDALMCWGYPGNVRELKNILDRARLMAEDGYPIELSHLPPELAGTQHDPSNRMPALIPEGDLKTIVGHYEAMVIEAKMREANWNKTNAARILNVSRRTIIDKLNRYNITRPDGLERS, encoded by the coding sequence TTGGGTGACTTGATAGAACTGGCGGGTGCCATGACGGCAGGCGCCAAGGTTGAAGCGGCCATGGACCAGGTTATCGAGGCGGCCCTCAACCTGACCGGGGCCGAAGAAGCCTCCATTTTCATGCTGGACACGTTCGGCCAGTCTCTTCACCGTGCCTGCTCGCGCCACCGCGGCTATATCAAGGCAATGCCGACCGGCAGGCAGGTGGTCCTCTACGGACCCGACATGATGCCGAACCTGAAGGAACCGGCCGCCTTCGTGGTGTCCACGGGCACGACGCTGAACCTCGGCGATATCGACAAGGTGATCGGCTACGATTTCGACAGGATACGCGAGGAGGACAAGCTGGGCGGGCTGAAGACAACCGCCCTCGTGATCCTGCCGCTGACGATCCAGTCCAACCGCACCATCGGCATCCTGCAGGTCGTCAATCCCGGGGCCTCGCAACACTCCATTGCCGCCCTGTCCGAGACGGCCCTGACCGAGTTGCAGAGCCTTGCCGGGCTTGTCGCGCTCTACATGTGGAACGCGCGCCTCCTGGAAGACAACACCCGCCTGAAACGCCAGTTCGACCGGCATCTCGCGGAACTGCCGAAGCAGATCCGGAAGGTTCAGCCGAAAAAGGAAGCCGCGCCGCAAAGGCCGAAAGGCCTGATCGGCGAAAGCCCGCCCATCGAACACGCCATCAAGCTGGTCGGCAAGGCGGCGTGGTCCAACGTCCCCATCCTGGTGCGCGGCGAGACCGGCACCGGCAAGGAAATGATGGCGGCCTTCATCCACATGTCGAGTGACCGGGCCGACAAGCCCTTCGTGGTCCAGAACTGCGCCGCCCTGCCCGAAGCGCTTCTGGAGAGCGAGCTCTTCGGTCACGTCAAGGGCGCGTTCACGGGGGCCAACACAACCAAGCTCGGCCTCGCCCACGAAGCCAATGGCGGCACGCTGTTTCTTGACGAGATCGGGGACATGCCGCTTGCCCTGCAGGCCAAGGTCCTGCGGTTGCTGCAGGAAGGCGAAGTCCGGCGGGTGGGGTCGACAAAGACCGAGAAGGTGGATGTGCGCATCGTCGGCGCAACCAACATCAATCTTGAGGAAAAGATCGCCTCGGGCGAATTCCGCCAGGATCTTTTCTACCGGCTGAATGTCTTTCCCATCAACCTGCCGCCCCTGCGCGAACGGCCGTCCGACATTCCGTTGCTGATCGACTACTTTCTGCGCAGGGCCGCGGAAAAGTCCGGCCAGCAGGTGCCGGTGCTGGCCTCCGACGCCCTCGACGCACTGATGTGCTGGGGCTATCCGGGCAACGTGCGCGAATTGAAGAACATTCTGGACCGCGCCCGCCTGATGGCAGAGGACGGCTATCCGATCGAGCTGTCGCATCTGCCGCCTGAACTGGCAGGCACGCAACATGATCCGAGCAACCGCATGCCCGCCCTGATTCCCGAAGGCGACCTGAAGACCATTGTCGGGCATTACGAGGCCATGGTGATCGAGGCGAAAATGCGCGAGGCGAACTGGAACAAAACAAATGCAGCGCGCATACTGAATGTTAGTCGCCGGACCATTATTGATAAGCTCAACCGGTACAACATCACACGACCCGATGGTCTGGAACGCTCTTGA
- a CDS encoding type VI secretion system Vgr family protein: MSADTSHGYMTIELPGDPGEEIYVESMTGREALGQTYRFDISLLSKKPIDLESLLGKTARLKLERAGENLEVAGVIGSARTGDPTPNREFSYSVVIEPELAMLRHSAQNQVYGTDKDVTVVDIIQAELSDANKSDSNTASDRVARQIQSELLVSSSDYPKLDFVFQYRESDLNFICRMCERFGIYFAFDQSGDREKVIFGDRKEHFTKLSGNQITDELPYRSKNQVMGTDTFGVWSFNANYETMSGTVALREYNEITPKVSLSVSENTSFTGQGVTTLYGENYPTVSDGQFIAKRRVDQVEGERLQFFGECNIPNLRPGLFFQLKDHPISDLDGLYIVISAEHACTVSTPIGFSSTGREPAPYINRFVCVPFDKGYRPPVATPKPVISGYMVAFIDGESDGSRAELDDYGRYKVRILDEESGLLNGKASHEVRKMEPYGGGDGYGSHSTLLKGTEVLIGFLQGDPDRPVVLGAVSNGEQMNPVTSSNQNVAHRTKTASGVVFQISDGSA, translated from the coding sequence ATGAGCGCTGATACATCGCATGGCTACATGACAATTGAACTGCCGGGGGATCCCGGCGAGGAAATCTATGTCGAAAGCATGACCGGCCGGGAGGCTCTCGGACAAACCTATCGGTTCGACATTTCCCTCTTGTCCAAGAAGCCGATCGATCTGGAGAGCCTGCTTGGAAAAACCGCGCGTCTCAAACTGGAGCGTGCCGGGGAAAACCTGGAGGTTGCAGGCGTGATCGGCAGTGCCCGCACCGGTGATCCGACACCCAACCGGGAATTCAGCTACTCGGTGGTCATAGAACCGGAACTGGCGATGCTGCGGCACAGCGCGCAGAACCAGGTATATGGCACCGACAAGGATGTCACCGTCGTCGACATCATCCAGGCGGAGCTGTCGGATGCCAACAAGTCCGATTCGAACACCGCCTCCGACCGCGTGGCCAGACAGATCCAGTCCGAGCTGCTGGTGTCCTCCTCCGACTACCCGAAGCTCGATTTCGTGTTTCAGTACCGGGAAAGCGATCTCAACTTCATCTGCCGCATGTGCGAGCGGTTCGGCATCTATTTTGCCTTCGACCAGTCCGGCGACAGGGAGAAGGTCATCTTCGGCGACCGCAAGGAACATTTCACCAAGCTGAGCGGCAACCAGATTACCGATGAGCTGCCCTACCGCAGCAAGAACCAGGTCATGGGAACCGATACGTTCGGTGTCTGGTCCTTCAACGCGAACTACGAGACCATGAGCGGCACGGTCGCGTTGCGCGAATACAATGAAATCACGCCCAAGGTGTCCCTGTCGGTCTCGGAGAACACGTCTTTCACCGGGCAGGGCGTGACGACGCTCTACGGAGAAAACTACCCGACCGTGTCCGACGGCCAGTTCATCGCCAAGCGCCGGGTCGACCAGGTCGAGGGCGAGCGCCTGCAATTTTTCGGCGAATGCAACATACCCAACCTCCGCCCCGGCCTGTTCTTCCAGCTCAAGGATCATCCGATCTCGGATCTGGACGGCCTTTACATCGTCATCTCGGCCGAACATGCCTGCACGGTGTCGACGCCGATCGGGTTCAGTTCGACCGGCAGGGAGCCGGCCCCCTACATCAACCGTTTCGTCTGCGTGCCGTTCGACAAGGGCTACCGCCCGCCCGTGGCGACACCGAAGCCGGTCATTTCCGGTTACATGGTCGCCTTTATCGACGGCGAGTCCGACGGCAGCCGTGCCGAACTGGATGACTACGGACGTTACAAGGTCCGGATACTGGACGAGGAAAGCGGTCTGTTGAACGGCAAGGCCAGCCATGAGGTGCGCAAGATGGAACCTTATGGCGGCGGCGACGGCTATGGGTCACATTCCACCTTGCTCAAGGGAACCGAAGTGCTGATCGGGTTCCTCCAGGGCGATCCGGATCGTCCGGTGGTGCTGGGGGCCGTGTCCAACGGAGAACAGATGAACCCGGTGACATCGAGCAACCAGAATGTCGCCCATCGCACCAAAACGGCTTCCGGGGTCGTGTTCCAGATCAGCGACGGGTCCGCGTAA
- the tssH gene encoding type VI secretion system ATPase TssH — MEGTSFKTWGGLLIDLDLRRLIGRLNNYSRRSLEGAAGLAVTRGHFEVTIEHLLHVFAEDSQHDLQSACRHFEIDPAPFKKALDSTLEGLKRGNQGRPAFSPLLIEWISDAWLVSSVELDLDQVRSGSLLATVFAKPNRFGDERWLGLLDAMSFAELKKHFKDIVSQSEETTAGHAARPAVSGETPVDKRSVAPGMDPDSALARFCTNFTQLARDGKIDQVFCRDREIQQMIDVLGRRRKNNPICVGEAGVGKTAVVEGLARKIAENDVPDLLKNVELIGLDLGMLQAGAGVKGEFENRLKGIIDEVKGSAKPIILFIDEAHMLIGAGGSAGGGDAANLLKPALARGELRTIAATTWSEYKKYIEKDPALERRFQLIKLDEPGPDQAITIMRGLRGAYEKNHGVYIRDNAVVAAAKLSARYISGRQLPDKAVDVLDTACARVKLSLSSKPFVIELKEKRLGELQRALDSLRRDHKADFSADDLEVSEIEQDVADAETAIAELTERWSREKKLVDRLLKIRHELGLSLEHDKAPEDTDDAGDAEPDTATTDEAAAETEDTTAITPEDYARIAADLKAVQNGDPLISFEVTEEAIGQVISDWTGVPLGRMVQDDADSVLSLGNKLKGRVIGQDHAIDAVDQALRTAKAGVQNPDAPMGVFLFVGPSGVGKTELATAIADQLFGGERFLISINMSEFQEKHTVSKLVGSPPGYVGYGEGGALTEAVRQRPYSVVLLDEVEKADLEVMNLFYQVFDKGVLSDGEGRLIDFKNTIVVLTSNLATDVLTEMGSLPEPPGRDEMVAGCRPILSAHFKPALLARMQIVPFYPLIGSPLEKIVRLKLDKIGKRLRENQKLELGYSDGVVQSIAARCTEVETGARNIDHIINRTVLPELSTELLTRMGAEDADFKKIDIGMGDGGAFSYALS, encoded by the coding sequence ATGGAGGGCACAAGTTTCAAGACATGGGGTGGCCTCTTGATTGACCTCGATCTCCGCCGTTTGATCGGTCGTTTGAACAACTATTCACGCCGGTCACTGGAAGGCGCCGCAGGGCTGGCGGTCACACGGGGACATTTCGAGGTCACGATCGAGCATCTTCTGCATGTCTTTGCGGAAGACAGTCAGCACGATCTGCAGAGCGCCTGCCGTCACTTCGAAATCGATCCGGCTCCCTTCAAAAAAGCACTCGATTCAACCCTGGAAGGCCTCAAACGCGGCAACCAGGGCCGGCCCGCCTTTTCACCGCTCCTGATTGAATGGATTTCGGATGCCTGGCTGGTCAGCTCCGTCGAGCTGGACCTTGACCAGGTGCGGTCCGGCAGCCTGCTGGCCACGGTCTTCGCCAAGCCCAACCGGTTCGGCGACGAGCGCTGGCTCGGCCTTCTGGACGCCATGTCCTTTGCCGAGTTGAAGAAGCACTTCAAGGACATCGTCAGCCAGTCCGAGGAAACCACCGCGGGCCATGCCGCCCGTCCGGCGGTTTCCGGCGAAACCCCGGTGGACAAGAGGTCGGTGGCTCCGGGAATGGACCCCGACAGCGCTTTGGCCAGGTTCTGTACCAACTTCACCCAGCTGGCCCGCGACGGCAAGATCGACCAGGTGTTCTGCCGGGACCGGGAGATCCAGCAGATGATCGATGTGCTCGGCCGCAGGCGCAAGAACAACCCGATCTGCGTCGGCGAGGCCGGTGTCGGCAAGACAGCGGTGGTCGAGGGGCTGGCACGCAAGATTGCCGAAAACGATGTGCCCGACCTTCTGAAGAATGTCGAGCTGATCGGGCTGGATCTCGGCATGTTGCAGGCCGGCGCCGGCGTCAAGGGCGAGTTCGAGAACCGCCTGAAAGGCATCATCGACGAGGTCAAGGGGTCCGCAAAGCCGATCATCCTGTTCATCGACGAAGCCCACATGCTGATCGGCGCCGGCGGCTCCGCCGGCGGCGGGGATGCCGCGAACCTTCTGAAACCGGCCCTTGCCCGGGGCGAGCTGCGCACGATCGCGGCCACCACATGGAGCGAATACAAGAAATATATCGAAAAGGACCCGGCCCTGGAGCGCCGCTTTCAACTGATCAAGCTGGACGAACCGGGTCCGGACCAGGCCATCACCATCATGCGCGGCCTGCGCGGCGCCTACGAAAAGAACCATGGCGTCTATATCCGGGACAACGCGGTCGTCGCCGCGGCCAAGCTGTCCGCGCGCTATATTTCCGGCCGCCAGCTGCCGGACAAGGCCGTCGACGTGCTCGACACCGCCTGTGCCCGGGTCAAGTTGTCCCTGTCGTCAAAGCCCTTCGTCATCGAACTGAAGGAAAAACGCCTCGGCGAACTGCAGCGCGCCCTGGACTCCCTGCGCCGGGACCACAAGGCCGATTTTTCCGCCGACGATCTGGAAGTTTCCGAAATCGAGCAGGACGTGGCCGACGCCGAAACAGCGATTGCGGAATTGACCGAGCGCTGGTCCCGCGAGAAGAAGCTGGTCGACCGGCTCCTGAAGATCCGCCACGAGCTTGGTCTCAGCCTGGAGCACGACAAGGCCCCGGAAGACACGGATGATGCCGGGGATGCCGAGCCGGACACCGCCACGACAGACGAAGCTGCCGCGGAAACGGAAGACACCACGGCGATCACCCCGGAAGACTACGCCAGGATCGCGGCCGACCTGAAGGCGGTTCAGAACGGAGATCCCCTGATCTCCTTCGAGGTCACCGAAGAGGCCATCGGACAGGTCATCTCGGACTGGACCGGCGTGCCGCTCGGCCGGATGGTCCAGGACGACGCGGACAGCGTCCTGTCTCTCGGCAACAAGCTGAAGGGCCGGGTGATCGGACAGGATCACGCCATCGATGCGGTCGACCAGGCGCTCAGGACCGCCAAGGCGGGCGTTCAGAACCCCGACGCGCCCATGGGAGTGTTCCTGTTTGTCGGTCCCTCCGGTGTCGGCAAGACCGAACTGGCGACGGCCATAGCCGACCAGCTGTTCGGCGGCGAACGCTTCCTCATCTCGATCAACATGTCGGAATTCCAGGAAAAGCATACCGTATCGAAGCTGGTTGGCTCGCCACCGGGCTATGTCGGTTACGGCGAAGGCGGTGCCCTGACCGAAGCCGTACGCCAGCGTCCCTATTCTGTCGTCCTCCTGGACGAGGTCGAAAAGGCGGACCTGGAAGTCATGAACCTGTTCTACCAGGTCTTCGACAAGGGTGTCCTGTCCGATGGCGAAGGCCGGCTGATCGATTTCAAGAACACGATCGTCGTCCTGACCAGCAACCTGGCAACGGATGTCCTGACCGAAATGGGCAGCTTGCCGGAACCTCCCGGCCGGGACGAAATGGTGGCCGGCTGCCGGCCCATCCTGAGCGCGCATTTCAAGCCGGCACTGCTGGCACGCATGCAGATCGTGCCGTTCTATCCGCTGATCGGCTCGCCGCTGGAAAAGATCGTCAGGTTGAAGCTGGACAAGATCGGCAAGCGTCTTCGGGAAAACCAGAAACTGGAGCTTGGATATTCCGACGGCGTGGTCCAGTCTATTGCGGCCCGATGCACGGAAGTGGAAACCGGTGCGCGCAACATCGATCACATTATCAACCGGACGGTATTGCCGGAACTTTCAACGGAACTCCTGACCCGGATGGGGGCGGAAGACGCCGATTTCAAGAAAATCGACATCGGCATGGGAGATGGCGGTGCATTCAGTTACGCTCTCTCCTGA
- a CDS encoding serine/threonine-protein kinase: MPTETSSAAHALIADFVSGRLSYDKLSKELRAAARQSAAAARSARQTIRDIVIEGRLPPDLGQILLGQLPAAGADEDETGAYGTGDPDPTEPGRLSGALAEDPDEEDFEEPTLPHGLNPTWSSAPSPFPEGAAAGSVAPPPPSPDLPPLPHFGQPATDTGNETQDKVDDAILSSLVSGYSDYRDRRTAVSGDVPPPGEADSGKLDKFLTDFKSARFRSDARKVSSGAQREGLDLNKLATPQHKRAGVGSILRDRFILDSEIGRGGMGYVYSAVDRRRLEAGHDQPYVAIKLLNESFQHDSEALRLLEAEARKSQALAHPNITTVHDFDRDKADVFIVMELLRGAGLDRRLAQTMGQPLSPGECARVLKGTCAGLAHAHSRGVVHSDLKPGNIFLLSDGTIKLLDFGLAAAASASAGHPIQDSLTAAYASPEQFVRAERDPRDDIFALGCIAYQVLTGRHPFQSQPIDQAARDGLKPEPIEGLDPQAWDTIRKALAFERDQRLGTVDAFLAGLFEEQG; the protein is encoded by the coding sequence TTGCCGACCGAGACGTCCTCCGCAGCACATGCCTTGATTGCCGACTTCGTGTCCGGACGGCTGTCCTATGACAAGTTGTCGAAGGAGTTGCGCGCGGCGGCCCGGCAGTCGGCCGCCGCGGCGAGATCGGCGCGGCAGACCATCCGGGACATCGTCATTGAAGGGCGCCTGCCCCCCGATCTGGGGCAGATCCTGCTCGGCCAGCTGCCCGCTGCCGGCGCGGACGAGGACGAGACGGGCGCGTACGGCACGGGCGATCCCGATCCGACCGAACCGGGCAGGCTGTCCGGCGCTCTCGCGGAAGATCCGGATGAGGAGGATTTCGAGGAACCAACGCTGCCGCACGGACTGAACCCGACCTGGTCAAGCGCTCCCTCTCCCTTCCCCGAGGGCGCTGCCGCCGGTTCCGTTGCACCGCCGCCGCCATCGCCGGACCTGCCGCCCCTTCCCCATTTCGGCCAGCCGGCGACAGATACCGGCAACGAGACACAGGACAAGGTCGATGACGCCATCCTGTCCTCGCTGGTTTCGGGATACTCGGACTACCGTGACCGTCGAACCGCGGTTTCAGGTGACGTGCCGCCCCCGGGCGAGGCGGACAGCGGCAAGCTGGACAAGTTCCTGACCGATTTCAAAAGCGCCCGGTTCCGCTCCGATGCCCGCAAGGTGTCCAGCGGTGCCCAGCGGGAGGGTCTCGACCTCAACAAGCTGGCCACACCCCAGCACAAGCGCGCCGGCGTCGGCTCGATCCTGCGCGACCGGTTCATTCTGGATTCCGAGATCGGCCGCGGCGGCATGGGTTACGTCTATTCGGCCGTCGACAGGCGCCGCCTGGAAGCCGGGCACGACCAGCCCTATGTGGCGATCAAGCTGCTCAACGAGAGCTTTCAGCACGATTCCGAAGCGCTCAGGCTGCTGGAAGCCGAAGCCCGCAAGTCACAGGCCCTCGCCCATCCCAACATCACCACGGTCCACGATTTCGACCGCGACAAGGCCGATGTCTTCATCGTCATGGAGCTCCTGCGCGGTGCCGGGCTCGACCGGCGGCTGGCGCAGACCATGGGACAACCGCTCTCGCCCGGAGAATGCGCGCGCGTCCTGAAGGGCACGTGCGCGGGCCTCGCCCACGCGCACAGCCGCGGTGTGGTGCATTCGGACCTGAAGCCCGGCAACATCTTTTTATTGTCGGACGGCACCATCAAACTGCTGGATTTCGGCTTGGCCGCGGCGGCCAGCGCCAGCGCAGGCCACCCGATCCAGGACAGCCTGACCGCGGCCTATGCCAGTCCCGAGCAGTTCGTGCGGGCGGAGCGGGACCCGCGTGACGACATCTTCGCGCTCGGCTGCATTGCCTACCAGGTGCTGACCGGGCGGCATCCCTTCCAGTCACAACCGATCGACCAGGCGGCCCGGGACGGCCTCAAGCCGGAACCCATCGAGGGTCTCGACCCGCAGGCCTGGGATACGATCAGGAAGGCGCTTGCCTTCGAACGCGATCAGCGCCTCGGCACCGTCGACGCGTTTCTGGCGGGGCTGTTCGAGGAGCAGGGTTAG
- a CDS encoding MinD/ParA family ATP-binding protein, whose translation MTKIISTHSYRGGTGKSNVTANLASSLALRGHRVGIVDTDIQSPGIHTLFKVDLNRVTHTLNNYLWGHCGVTDTALDVTANVVDAQGQSTVPDGGKVFLVPSSIKTGEIARILKEKYDVEDLNRGFVDLCKELELDYLLIDTHPGVNEETLLSIAISDTLLLILRPDIQDYQGTAVTLELARKLEVPQLFLVVNKALETFDFTELAQRIFSNYRTPVAAVLPLSTELIQIGSTGLIRTLQPDHAFTRAIETIVDSIE comes from the coding sequence GTGACCAAAATCATTTCCACCCATTCCTACCGGGGCGGCACCGGCAAATCCAACGTCACCGCGAACCTGGCTTCCTCGCTGGCCTTGCGCGGGCATCGGGTCGGCATCGTCGACACCGACATCCAGTCGCCCGGAATCCACACGCTGTTCAAGGTCGACCTCAACCGCGTGACGCACACGCTGAACAACTACCTGTGGGGCCATTGCGGGGTGACGGACACGGCGCTCGACGTCACCGCAAACGTGGTCGATGCCCAGGGCCAGTCCACGGTCCCGGACGGCGGCAAGGTCTTTCTCGTGCCGTCCTCCATCAAGACCGGCGAAATCGCCCGCATCCTGAAGGAAAAATACGATGTCGAGGACCTCAATCGCGGGTTCGTCGACCTGTGCAAGGAACTGGAGCTGGACTATCTCCTGATCGACACCCATCCGGGCGTCAACGAGGAGACCCTTCTGTCGATCGCCATTTCGGACACGCTTCTGCTGATCCTCAGGCCCGACATCCAGGACTACCAGGGCACCGCGGTGACCCTGGAGCTGGCACGCAAACTGGAAGTGCCGCAGCTGTTCCTGGTGGTCAACAAGGCGCTGGAAACCTTCGACTTCACTGAACTGGCCCAGCGGATCTTCTCGAACTACCGCACTCCGGTCGCCGCGGTCCTGCCCCTGTCGACGGAGCTCATCCAGATCGGCAGCACCGGCCTGATCCGCACGCTCCAGCCGGACCACGCCTTCACCAGGGCGATCGAGACGATTGTCGATTCGATCGAGTGA
- a CDS encoding PP2C family protein-serine/threonine phosphatase, with protein MTTLPAVPLLRSEAVTRQGPNHPVNQDSHFADPACGLFTIADGMGGHRAGDAASQATVGAVAQLVNLPETSHDNQLAALEAAITQVNGDLYAAYLAAPDQDISGTTSLSLLISGPYASCLWAGDSRLYLLRQQHLFLISEDHADAAGRLTAAVGIGDALDFGRRTLEPMAGDIFILCTDGLLKGMDETTLANMAAEGTYGLADRLIARSVAGGSNDDITVITVWAEADE; from the coding sequence TTGACCACTTTACCTGCCGTTCCTCTCTTAAGGTCCGAGGCTGTCACCCGTCAGGGCCCCAACCATCCGGTCAACCAGGACAGCCATTTCGCCGATCCTGCCTGTGGCCTGTTCACCATCGCGGACGGAATGGGCGGCCACAGGGCCGGTGATGCCGCCAGCCAGGCAACTGTCGGCGCCGTCGCACAGCTGGTCAACCTGCCGGAAACGAGCCATGACAACCAGCTGGCCGCGCTGGAAGCCGCAATTACCCAGGTCAACGGCGACCTGTACGCGGCTTATCTTGCCGCCCCCGATCAGGACATCTCCGGAACCACCAGTCTCAGCCTCCTCATCAGCGGCCCCTATGCCAGCTGCCTCTGGGCAGGGGATTCCCGGCTCTACCTGCTGCGCCAGCAGCATCTGTTCCTGATTTCCGAGGATCACGCGGACGCGGCCGGCCGGTTGACGGCCGCTGTCGGCATCGGTGACGCGCTCGATTTCGGTCGCAGAACCCTGGAACCGATGGCCGGGGACATCTTCATTCTTTGCACTGACGGCCTGTTGAAAGGCATGGACGAAACCACCCTGGCCAACATGGCCGCCGAGGGAACCTACGGATTGGCGGACAGGCTGATTGCCCGCTCCGTCGCCGGCGGGTCCAATGACGACATCACGGTCATTACGGTCTGGGCGGAAGCGGATGAATGA
- a CDS encoding Hcp family type VI secretion system effector: MSNIAYITVKGATQGDITSDATTADSIGNLWQEGHEGQSLVYHFEQNAVVPRDPQSGSIIATRRHMPTTFMKPVDKATPLLWQALATGEALEIEVHFWRTATTGVQEHYFTIKFTDAVLVEGKTILPDVNDEANASRGDTDKWSFTYRKVDWTHEKAGTSASDDYRAPVT; the protein is encoded by the coding sequence ATGTCCAACATCGCATATATCACCGTCAAGGGCGCAACCCAGGGCGACATCACCTCTGACGCAACCACCGCCGACAGCATCGGCAACCTGTGGCAGGAAGGCCATGAGGGCCAGTCCCTGGTCTACCACTTCGAGCAGAACGCCGTCGTGCCGCGGGATCCGCAGTCCGGCTCCATCATCGCCACCCGGCGCCACATGCCGACCACCTTCATGAAGCCGGTCGACAAGGCCACCCCGCTGTTGTGGCAGGCACTGGCCACCGGCGAGGCCCTGGAAATCGAGGTGCATTTCTGGCGCACCGCCACCACGGGCGTGCAGGAGCACTACTTCACCATCAAGTTCACCGACGCGGTCCTGGTCGAAGGCAAGACGATCCTGCCGGACGTCAATGACGAAGCCAACGCGTCGCGCGGCGACACCGACAAGTGGTCGTTCACCTACCGCAAGGTCGACTGGACCCACGAAAAGGCCGGCACCAGCGCTTCCGACGACTACCGCGCTCCGGTCACCTGA